A genomic window from Onychostoma macrolepis isolate SWU-2019 chromosome 22, ASM1243209v1, whole genome shotgun sequence includes:
- the LOC131530903 gene encoding uncharacterized protein LOC131530903 gives MKHFSVVVDGVSAADRDKMRRKSVKERESVTLESGEINKTNHSMAWYFNDIRIAEIIEDPSEICADDQCKERFRDRLKLDHQTGSLTIMNTRTTDSGIYKLQINRIRFSIIKSFTVTVTGIYASVPVAVVVVVLLLVAAASASAVIYYRWHLARMTDHVMQVSDQAEVFSLLNHSIGGVVLIMEVVQSNILMTKVAVVETELFELFVFNKSYFCCDEEFLRSAELQITQKTFPLFRLQPC, from the exons ATGAAGCACTTCAGTGTTGTTGTAGATG GTGTTTCTGCTGCTGAtcgagacaaaatgagaagaaagtcAGTGAAGGAGAGAGAATCTGTCACTTTAGAATCTGgtgaaataaacaaaactaatCATTCGATGGCGtggtattttaatgacattcGCATCGCTGAAATCATTGAAGATCCAAGTGAAATCTGTGCAGATGATCAGTGTaaagagagattcagagacagactgaagctggatcatcagactggatctctgaccatcatgaacactagaaccacagactctggaatTTATAAACTACAGATCAACAGGATCAGATTCAGCATCATTAAGAGCTTCactgttactgtcactg GAATATATGCTTCTGTtcctgttgctgttgttgttgttgttctgctgCTTGTTGCTGCTGCTTCTGCTTCTGCTGTGATTTACTATCGCTGGCACCTTGCTAGAATGACAG ACCATGTGATGCAGGTCAGTGATCAG GCTGAAGTGTTCTCCTTGCTTAACCATTCTATTGGTGGTGTCGTTTTAATTATGGAGGTGGTCCAATCCAACATTTTGATGACAAAAGTTGCAGTTGTGGAAACCGAGTTGTTTGAGCTGTTTGTTTTCAACAAAAGCTATTTCTGCTGTGATGAGGAATTTTTGCGTTCTGCAGAATTAca AATCACGCAGAAGACTTTTCCTCTCTTCAGACTGCAGCCCTGCTGA